A genomic stretch from Echeneis naucrates chromosome 6, fEcheNa1.1, whole genome shotgun sequence includes:
- the id4 gene encoding DNA-binding protein inhibitor ID-4: MKAVTPVRPQDSSSSSNQLSLHYLSKQSLNIARCRMEEEELFCLQYDMNDCYSRLKRLVPTIPQNKKVSKVEILQHVIDYILDLQLALETHPSLHKQQPQQTGTCPPPASNPSRTPLTVLNTEHHQRTSIVKKPDDSILCR, translated from the exons ATGAAGGCTGTTACTCCAGTCCGCCCCCAGGACTCCTCCTCTAGCAGCAACCAGCTCTCCCTGCACTATCTGTCGAAGCAGAGCCTCAACATCGCCCGGTGCAggatggaagaggaggagctgttcTGCCTGCAGTACGACATGAACGACTGCTACAGCCGCCTGAAGCGCCTGGTCCCCACCATACCGCAGAACAAGAAAGTCAGCAAAGTGGAGATCCTTCAGCATGTCATAGACTACATCCTGGACCTGCAGCTGGCCCTGGAGACGCACCCTTCTCTCCATAAACAGCAGCCTCAGCAGACCGGGACCTGCCCTCCCCCAGCCTCCAACCCCAGCCGGACACCGTTGACTGTGCTCAACACTGAGCACCACCAG AGGACGTCAATAGTCAAAAAGCCCGATGACTCAATTTTATGCCGCTGA